One genomic region from Spirosoma sp. KCTC 42546 encodes:
- a CDS encoding sugar phosphate isomerase/epimerase, with amino-acid sequence MNLDRRHFLGSLTALAGSSLFTIHQQAQAASLAKSFPIACNSYTWLTFYGRQGKTWMADPDVSFRELVQSGLTAYEPAVNSAEEVTKLLPLLTNYKLAMPSLYVNSTLHQAAEAQKSIDTVLAIADAARPAGTTLFVTNPSPIKWGSNDDKTDAELTEQARNLDRLGAELRKRGITLAYHTHAPEHRQAAREFHHMLLATDPKHVSLCLDAHWVYRGSGNSQVALFDVVKLYGKRIVEIHIRQSREGIWQETFGDGDIDYRRLAAELKTLGVRPLLVLEQCLEKGSPNTMGPVEATKQDIAYAKNVFADLVG; translated from the coding sequence ATGAATCTAGACCGTCGTCATTTCCTGGGCTCACTCACCGCGCTGGCCGGTAGCTCATTATTCACTATACACCAGCAAGCTCAGGCAGCTTCACTTGCCAAATCATTTCCAATTGCCTGCAATTCCTATACCTGGCTAACGTTCTACGGAAGACAGGGTAAGACCTGGATGGCTGACCCAGATGTATCGTTTCGCGAACTGGTACAGTCGGGCCTGACGGCCTATGAACCAGCCGTGAACTCGGCCGAAGAAGTCACTAAACTCCTACCGCTATTAACGAACTATAAGCTGGCGATGCCTTCATTGTACGTTAACAGCACACTTCATCAAGCCGCTGAGGCCCAAAAATCCATCGATACCGTTCTGGCTATTGCCGATGCTGCCCGACCTGCCGGTACAACCCTTTTTGTTACGAATCCCAGTCCGATTAAGTGGGGCAGCAATGATGATAAAACCGACGCTGAGTTGACGGAGCAAGCTCGAAATCTTGATCGGCTGGGCGCTGAATTACGTAAACGCGGCATCACCCTAGCTTACCATACCCATGCTCCTGAACACCGGCAAGCCGCCCGGGAGTTTCACCATATGCTGCTGGCAACTGATCCCAAACATGTATCGCTTTGTTTAGATGCACACTGGGTTTATCGTGGGTCCGGAAACTCACAAGTAGCCTTGTTCGACGTCGTGAAACTCTACGGCAAGCGGATTGTTGAGATCCATATCCGTCAATCGCGGGAAGGCATTTGGCAGGAAACCTTCGGCGATGGGGACATTGATTACCGACGTCTTGCCGCCGAGTTAAAAACGCTGGGCGTTCGGCCTTTACTAGTTCTGGAACAGTGTTTGGAAAAAGGCTCGCCCAATACAATGGGTCCTGTAGAAGCTACTAAACAGGATATAGCCTATGCTAAAAACGTTTTTGCCGACTTAGTAGGATAA
- the fsa gene encoding fructose-6-phosphate aldolase produces MKFFIDTANLADIREAQEMGILDGVTTNPSLMAKEGITGKDNVMRHYKQICEIVQGDVSAEVISTTYDEMIKEGEELADIDENIVVKVPMSGDSIKAIKYFSEKGIRTNCTLVFSAGQALLAAKAGATYVSPFVGRLDDISTDGMALIEQIVNIYTNYGYTTEVLAASVRHPMHVIQCAEIGADVMTAPLGVIKMLLNHPLTDSGLAKFLADHAKVEKK; encoded by the coding sequence ATGAAATTTTTCATTGACACAGCCAATCTGGCTGACATTCGGGAGGCCCAGGAAATGGGAATCCTAGACGGCGTTACAACCAATCCTTCCCTGATGGCCAAAGAAGGTATTACGGGAAAAGATAACGTAATGCGGCATTACAAGCAGATTTGCGAAATCGTACAGGGCGATGTCAGCGCAGAAGTCATCTCGACTACCTACGATGAGATGATTAAGGAAGGCGAAGAACTGGCTGATATCGACGAGAACATCGTGGTAAAAGTGCCAATGAGTGGCGATAGCATCAAAGCCATTAAATATTTCTCCGAAAAAGGCATCCGTACAAACTGCACACTGGTATTCTCAGCTGGTCAAGCGCTGTTGGCTGCCAAAGCGGGTGCTACCTATGTATCGCCATTCGTAGGTCGGTTAGACGATATCTCGACCGACGGTATGGCCCTGATCGAACAAATTGTGAATATCTATACCAACTACGGCTATACAACCGAAGTATTGGCCGCATCGGTGCGTCACCCAATGCACGTTATTCAATGCGCCGAAATCGGTGCTGATGTTATGACGGCTCCTTTGGGCGTTATTAAAATGTTGCTCAATCACCCATTAACAGACAGTGGCCTCGCCAAATTCCTGGCTGATCACGCGAAAGTTGAGAAAAAGTAA
- the galK gene encoding galactokinase — MNLLSQLTTSFQNSFQTDPLLICSPGRVNLIGEHTDYNEGFVLPAAIDKAIYLAVGPRSDNELHFVAHDLNKTYQGSLSNLIPTNTWADYLLGVASQFRLAGHEFSGFNCVFGGTIPMGSGLSSSAALENGVGFAINELFGLGLDRIALVKLSQRAENEFVGAKVGIMDMFASMMGKADHVIKLDCRSLEYTYAPLQMDGISIVLCDSRVKHSLVASEYNTRRSECEAGVRFLQKFYPEIKSLRDVTMPMLDKHLRDADPLLYRRCAYVVQENQRLLDGVAALEANDVATFGQLMYGSHEGLSKWYEVSCPELDILVDIARKQEGVLGARMMGGGFGGCTINLVREEALNAFTDLIIKQYKAQTGKDTYLHVCKIQNGTSIVSKAAGVNK; from the coding sequence ATGAATCTGCTTAGCCAACTCACTACCTCGTTTCAGAATTCATTTCAGACCGACCCGCTGCTCATTTGCTCTCCCGGTCGTGTAAACCTCATTGGCGAACATACTGACTACAACGAAGGGTTTGTACTTCCGGCTGCTATAGACAAGGCAATTTATTTAGCCGTTGGCCCCCGCTCCGACAATGAGCTCCATTTTGTAGCACATGACCTGAACAAGACATATCAGGGCTCACTCAGCAACCTAATTCCAACAAACACCTGGGCAGACTATCTGCTTGGAGTGGCCTCCCAGTTCCGGCTGGCCGGTCATGAATTTAGTGGATTTAACTGCGTTTTCGGGGGTACAATTCCCATGGGGTCCGGCCTTTCATCGTCGGCAGCCCTCGAAAATGGAGTTGGTTTTGCAATCAATGAACTATTCGGCTTAGGACTTGATCGGATTGCACTGGTCAAACTTTCACAACGAGCCGAAAACGAATTTGTTGGTGCCAAAGTGGGCATTATGGATATGTTTGCCAGCATGATGGGCAAAGCCGACCATGTGATCAAACTCGACTGCCGATCGCTCGAATACACCTATGCTCCCTTGCAAATGGACGGCATTAGTATTGTCCTCTGCGACTCACGGGTGAAACATTCCCTGGTGGCCTCTGAATACAACACACGCCGGTCTGAATGCGAGGCTGGCGTCCGGTTTCTCCAGAAATTTTATCCAGAAATCAAGAGTTTGCGCGACGTAACCATGCCGATGCTGGACAAACACCTTCGCGATGCAGACCCCTTACTGTACCGGCGTTGTGCGTATGTAGTGCAGGAAAACCAGCGCTTACTGGATGGCGTTGCAGCCCTGGAAGCAAACGATGTGGCAACGTTTGGCCAATTGATGTACGGCTCCCACGAGGGATTAAGTAAATGGTATGAAGTTAGTTGCCCGGAGTTAGATATATTGGTCGACATTGCTCGCAAGCAAGAAGGTGTACTGGGAGCTCGGATGATGGGCGGAGGATTTGGTGGCTGTACCATCAATCTGGTGCGCGAAGAAGCCCTCAACGCATTTACTGACCTGATTATAAAACAATACAAAGCCCAAACGGGGAAAGATACGTACCTTCACGTCTGCAAAATCCAGAACGGAACGAGTATAGTTAGTAAGGCGGCAGGTGTAAATAAGTAA
- a CDS encoding electron transfer flavoprotein subunit alpha/FixB family protein translates to MSVLIFAELDEGKIKKSSQEAIFYGAKVAQMTGTSATAIIIGPADDVELASAGRFGATSVLHATDAKLTEPNGMAYATVVAAAAQQEGSKVIVLAKSSLADAMTARLAGKLKAGLAANVIALPDVSNGFQVKSSIYTGKAFAYNDLKADIKILAIKKNTITPEETDATASVNAFTPALNDADFAISVKSAEKSSGDILLPEADLVVSAGRGLKGPENWGIVEDLAKALHAATACSKPVSDLDWRPHSEHVGQTGLKISPNLYIACGISGAIQHLAGVNSSKVIVVINKDPDAPFFKSADYGIVGDVFDILPKLTQAVKAL, encoded by the coding sequence ATGTCAGTTCTCATATTTGCCGAATTAGACGAAGGTAAAATTAAAAAATCCTCCCAGGAGGCCATTTTTTACGGTGCAAAGGTTGCCCAGATGACGGGCACGTCAGCCACCGCAATTATTATTGGACCAGCCGATGATGTTGAGCTGGCTTCGGCTGGTCGTTTTGGAGCGACCAGTGTATTGCATGCTACAGATGCTAAATTGACTGAGCCAAATGGAATGGCTTATGCCACTGTGGTGGCTGCAGCAGCTCAGCAAGAAGGCAGTAAGGTCATTGTGCTGGCGAAATCATCCTTAGCCGATGCCATGACAGCGCGGCTGGCGGGTAAACTTAAAGCGGGCTTAGCTGCCAATGTGATCGCCCTACCCGACGTGTCGAATGGTTTTCAAGTGAAAAGCAGCATCTATACCGGGAAAGCGTTTGCTTATAATGACCTGAAAGCTGATATAAAAATTCTGGCAATCAAGAAAAATACCATTACCCCTGAAGAAACAGACGCGACAGCCTCAGTAAACGCGTTTACACCGGCATTAAACGACGCAGATTTCGCCATTTCGGTAAAAAGTGCAGAGAAATCGTCAGGTGATATCCTGCTTCCTGAAGCGGACTTAGTCGTATCCGCTGGCCGTGGGTTGAAAGGGCCGGAAAATTGGGGAATAGTTGAAGACCTGGCCAAAGCGCTTCATGCAGCAACCGCCTGCTCCAAACCTGTATCTGACTTGGATTGGCGCCCTCACTCCGAACATGTAGGCCAGACTGGACTTAAAATTAGCCCCAATCTTTATATTGCCTGTGGTATATCGGGGGCCATACAACATTTGGCTGGTGTAAACTCCTCGAAGGTAATTGTTGTTATTAATAAGGACCCTGACGCTCCGTTTTTCAAATCAGCCGATTACGGTATCGTTGGGGACGTGTTTGATATACTGCCGAAGCTAACTCAGGCAGTGAAGGCCCTCTAG
- a CDS encoding Dps family protein: MQPNIGLEKDVLKQDNTLLNDFLSDLHVLYIKTRKYHWNVAGPNFMEYHKFFESQYKAIEAEIDEVAERIRQLGGTPLATMAEFIHNTSLKEDSGKPKDTADMFRNLLSDHEQIVRELREDVEKCDEELKDAGTADFLTGLMEAHEAMAWMLRKYLS, translated from the coding sequence ATGCAACCCAATATAGGCCTTGAAAAAGATGTCTTAAAACAGGACAACACCCTCCTAAACGACTTCCTGTCAGATCTTCACGTACTTTATATTAAAACCCGAAAATACCATTGGAATGTCGCCGGACCGAATTTCATGGAGTACCATAAATTCTTTGAAAGTCAGTACAAGGCTATAGAGGCCGAAATTGACGAAGTGGCCGAACGCATCCGACAGTTAGGGGGTACCCCTCTGGCTACAATGGCTGAGTTTATTCATAATACCAGCCTGAAAGAAGACTCAGGAAAACCCAAAGACACGGCTGATATGTTCAGGAATCTCTTATCAGATCATGAACAAATCGTTCGCGAACTCCGTGAAGATGTTGAAAAGTGTGACGAAGAACTGAAGGACGCCGGTACCGCCGATTTTCTGACGGGACTTATGGAGGCTCATGAAGCAATGGCCTGGATGCTGAGAAAGTATCTATCTTAG
- a CDS encoding tetratricopeptide repeat protein, producing the protein MNNDRIQQLMEFVEEEPGNPFNVYALAMEYVNRQPEQARMYFDQLLNGHPDYLPTYYHAAALYAELDERDKAAALYDKGIALAKMQNNLKTLQELQRAQQAFEEEDDEW; encoded by the coding sequence ATGAATAATGATCGTATTCAGCAATTAATGGAGTTTGTAGAGGAAGAACCTGGGAATCCGTTCAATGTTTATGCATTGGCCATGGAGTATGTGAACCGGCAACCCGAGCAGGCCCGAATGTATTTTGACCAATTATTGAATGGTCACCCCGATTATTTGCCTACCTATTATCACGCAGCCGCTCTTTACGCTGAATTGGATGAGCGGGATAAGGCCGCTGCGTTGTATGATAAGGGGATTGCGCTGGCAAAAATGCAGAATAACCTGAAAACGCTACAGGAATTACAGCGGGCGCAACAGGCGTTTGAAGAAGAGGATGATGAATGGTGA
- a CDS encoding transmembrane 220 family protein, which yields MRKTLCIIFGLLFILFAVVQYNDPDPEVWIPIYGLAAAACFMAYARVGQWWFFVVLAAVYVIAAIYQWPPKFEGFLFSEVGMRSMNIEMAREAGGLALVAAVMVVLAIWARQPIRR from the coding sequence ATGCGTAAAACCCTTTGTATCATTTTTGGCCTGCTTTTCATTCTGTTCGCGGTCGTTCAGTACAATGATCCTGACCCTGAGGTATGGATTCCAATTTATGGACTGGCCGCTGCCGCTTGTTTTATGGCTTATGCAAGGGTGGGGCAGTGGTGGTTTTTTGTGGTATTAGCGGCTGTTTATGTTATAGCCGCTATTTACCAATGGCCCCCAAAGTTTGAAGGATTTTTATTCAGCGAAGTGGGCATGCGCAGTATGAATATCGAAATGGCCCGAGAAGCTGGAGGACTGGCTTTGGTTGCCGCTGTCATGGTCGTGCTGGCAATATGGGCTCGTCAACCAATTCGTCGATGA
- a CDS encoding PPC domain-containing DNA-binding protein: MRIFFTLTIIHSFIAMLSAQPQPTNTPVVSTIMQTYSFRLRPGQDLKKELDAIVRQERIEAGALLTCVGSLTDVTLRLANQENASVWQGHYEVVSLVGTLSTNGSHVHLSVSDSTGRTIGGHLLEGCKIYTTAEVVIGVMTDIVYSRETDPVFGYKELVVRKKRRK, translated from the coding sequence ATGCGCATTTTCTTTACACTTACGATCATTCACAGTTTTATAGCTATGCTAAGTGCACAACCACAACCGACTAACACCCCTGTTGTTTCGACTATCATGCAGACCTACTCGTTCAGGCTACGTCCGGGGCAGGATTTGAAGAAGGAGCTGGATGCAATTGTCCGTCAGGAACGTATTGAAGCAGGCGCTTTACTAACGTGTGTGGGAAGTTTAACCGATGTAACCTTACGGCTAGCTAACCAGGAGAATGCGAGTGTATGGCAAGGGCACTATGAGGTTGTTTCGCTGGTTGGTACTCTCTCCACTAACGGAAGCCACGTACACCTGTCTGTATCTGATTCAACTGGTCGTACGATTGGAGGGCATCTCCTGGAGGGGTGTAAAATCTATACAACAGCAGAAGTGGTAATAGGGGTGATGACTGACATCGTGTATTCGCGGGAAACGGATCCGGTATTCGGTTATAAAGAGTTGGTTGTTCGGAAGAAAAGAAGAAAATAA
- a CDS encoding cell division ATP-binding protein FtsE, which yields MFSTESVLTLDHADIYQDKKLVLGDVSFQINKGDFAYLIGRTGSGKTSLLKTLYADLWLQNGKGLVAGYSLEALKPRDVPQLRRKIGIVFQDFQLFSDRSVEDNLKFVLKATGWSSKTDMNNRIADVLMQVGLGTAQKKMPHQLSGGEQQRVVIARAMLNEPLILIADEPTGNLDPSVADQIMKVFQAINNAGTAVLMATHNYDLLNKYPARVLRCQDGQVVELGG from the coding sequence ATGTTTTCCACAGAATCCGTCCTTACACTCGACCACGCCGATATCTATCAGGACAAGAAGTTGGTCTTAGGCGATGTATCGTTTCAGATTAATAAGGGCGATTTTGCCTATCTTATTGGTCGAACCGGGAGTGGAAAGACATCATTACTTAAGACCCTATATGCCGATTTGTGGCTTCAGAATGGGAAAGGTCTTGTTGCAGGTTATTCTCTTGAAGCACTCAAACCCCGCGATGTCCCTCAACTTCGCCGAAAAATTGGCATCGTTTTCCAGGATTTTCAGTTGTTTTCCGACCGTTCTGTTGAAGACAATCTAAAGTTTGTTCTTAAAGCAACTGGCTGGTCGAGTAAGACCGACATGAACAACCGCATTGCCGATGTGCTCATGCAGGTTGGTCTGGGTACGGCCCAGAAAAAAATGCCTCACCAACTCTCAGGCGGTGAACAGCAACGTGTGGTGATTGCCCGTGCCATGCTCAATGAGCCACTCATTCTTATCGCCGATGAACCAACGGGTAACCTCGACCCGTCTGTAGCCGATCAGATCATGAAAGTCTTTCAGGCCATTAACAATGCCGGAACAGCTGTGCTTATGGCTACGCATAACTACGATTTGTTAAATAAATACCCCGCCCGTGTGCTCCGTTGTCAGGATGGGCAAGTAGTGGAACTAGGCGGATAA
- a CDS encoding electron transfer flavoprotein subunit beta/FixA family protein, translated as MKILVCVTSVPDTTTKIAFTDNNTKLNKAGVTFITGPYDDYALARAVELKEKTGATITVLNVGQADSEPVIRKCLAIGADDAIRINAEPTDAYFVAEQIAAIAKENNYDLILMGRESIDYNGGQVHGIVGEMLGIPSISPVMLLDLDGDTAKITREIEGGKESLEAKLPLVLGCQEPIAEWKIPNMRGIMTARTKPLKVVEPTGTDKLTTVASYELPAPRGAVKMIPADEAEKLIQLLHTEAKVI; from the coding sequence ATGAAAATATTAGTGTGTGTGACAAGTGTGCCTGACACCACCACCAAAATTGCCTTTACAGACAATAATACCAAGTTGAATAAGGCCGGTGTAACCTTCATCACTGGCCCTTATGACGATTACGCGCTTGCACGAGCCGTTGAACTTAAAGAAAAAACAGGAGCGACTATAACTGTCCTGAATGTTGGCCAAGCTGACTCTGAACCAGTTATCCGCAAATGCCTGGCCATTGGTGCCGACGACGCTATCCGAATCAATGCGGAACCAACCGATGCTTATTTCGTAGCCGAGCAAATTGCAGCCATTGCCAAAGAAAACAACTACGATCTGATCTTGATGGGTCGAGAATCCATCGACTACAATGGAGGCCAGGTCCATGGTATTGTGGGCGAGATGCTGGGGATACCTTCCATTTCACCCGTTATGCTCCTCGACCTGGATGGGGATACGGCTAAGATTACCCGCGAAATTGAAGGCGGCAAGGAAAGCCTGGAGGCTAAACTCCCCTTAGTACTCGGTTGTCAGGAACCTATTGCCGAATGGAAAATTCCAAATATGCGCGGCATTATGACAGCCCGAACTAAACCGCTTAAAGTAGTTGAGCCAACAGGTACGGACAAGCTTACTACCGTTGCCAGTTATGAACTTCCGGCACCTCGTGGCGCAGTAAAAATGATTCCCGCCGACGAAGCTGAAAAGCTCATACAACTCCTGCATACCGAAGCTAAAGTAATTTGA
- a CDS encoding hydroxymethylglutaryl-CoA lyase — MKLIECPRDAMQGLDHFVPTDLKIQYLNTLLQVGFDTLDFGSFVSPKAIPQLRDTAEVLAGLTLSKTKTKLLAIVANLRGAEQAVLYPQIQYVGFPLSISETFQQRNTNKSIAQALVEVVNIQKLCLSTGKQLVVYLSMGFGNPYGDPYSPELVVEFTEQLVQLGITIIAPSDTVGSSTPEAIEVLFRELIQAFPKVEFGAHLHARPGEADAKVRAVVRAGIQRIDGALRGFGGCPMAADDLTGNLPTEEIIQTLASEGITLSINQAALQKSLMLAAGVF, encoded by the coding sequence ATGAAACTCATTGAGTGTCCCCGTGACGCGATGCAGGGTCTGGATCATTTTGTGCCAACCGACCTCAAGATCCAGTATTTGAATACCTTGCTTCAGGTTGGGTTCGATACGCTGGATTTTGGGAGTTTTGTATCGCCTAAAGCCATTCCGCAGTTGCGAGATACCGCCGAGGTATTGGCTGGTCTTACTCTATCAAAGACTAAAACGAAACTTCTGGCCATTGTTGCTAATCTGCGCGGTGCTGAACAGGCTGTTTTGTATCCGCAGATTCAGTATGTAGGATTCCCCTTGTCTATTTCAGAAACGTTTCAGCAACGGAACACGAATAAGTCAATTGCGCAGGCTTTGGTTGAAGTTGTCAACATTCAGAAATTGTGCCTGAGTACAGGAAAACAATTGGTTGTGTATCTGTCGATGGGCTTTGGTAACCCTTATGGCGATCCATATAGCCCCGAATTGGTGGTTGAATTTACAGAGCAGTTAGTACAACTGGGTATTACAATCATTGCTCCGTCTGATACCGTTGGATCATCAACACCCGAAGCTATTGAAGTGCTTTTTCGAGAGTTGATCCAGGCCTTTCCGAAGGTTGAATTTGGAGCGCACCTACATGCTCGCCCAGGTGAAGCCGATGCTAAAGTGCGGGCCGTTGTACGGGCAGGCATTCAGCGGATAGATGGCGCCTTACGAGGCTTTGGAGGATGCCCTATGGCCGCTGACGATCTGACGGGTAACCTGCCAACCGAAGAAATTATTCAGACGTTAGCCAGCGAAGGAATTACATTGTCTATTAACCAGGCAGCCTTACAGAAGTCCCTAATGCTAGCGGCAGGAGTGTTTTGA
- a CDS encoding bifunctional nuclease family protein, with translation MDKIKLEILGLSPSQSQSGSFALVLGEEYGNRRLPIIIGMFEAQAIAIEIEKIVPNRPMTHDLFKQFAEQFKFTVREIMISDLREGIFFAKIVCFDGVRESVIDARPSDAIAIGIRFDVPIYTNESILSEAGITASGNDEEEQEELVRSSNRPSTRSFGDQLKNASSEELQRMLEEALGNEEYERAAKIRDEMSKRN, from the coding sequence GTGGATAAGATTAAGCTGGAAATATTAGGACTATCGCCCAGCCAGTCGCAATCGGGTTCGTTTGCGCTGGTCTTAGGTGAAGAATATGGTAATCGTCGGTTGCCTATCATCATTGGCATGTTCGAAGCACAGGCCATTGCTATTGAAATAGAAAAGATTGTTCCGAATCGCCCGATGACCCATGATTTGTTTAAGCAATTTGCTGAACAATTTAAGTTTACGGTTCGTGAAATCATGATTTCTGACTTAAGAGAAGGCATTTTCTTTGCGAAAATTGTTTGTTTCGACGGTGTTCGGGAGTCGGTCATTGATGCTCGTCCATCAGACGCCATTGCCATTGGCATTCGATTTGACGTACCCATCTATACGAACGAGTCTATTTTGTCGGAAGCGGGTATAACGGCTAGCGGAAATGACGAAGAAGAACAGGAAGAACTCGTTCGATCGTCAAACCGCCCCTCCACCCGTTCATTTGGCGATCAGTTGAAGAACGCATCTTCCGAAGAATTACAACGAATGCTGGAAGAAGCTCTAGGTAATGAAGAGTACGAACGAGCGGCTAAAATTCGCGATGAAATGAGTAAACGTAATTAA
- a CDS encoding Nramp family divalent metal transporter: MPKSLSIRSGLGSVLFWSVISAAFIGPGSVTACAIAGSKYGIQLLWVLTFATLGTVWLQEAAARITIATGKDLGQVITQTYTGARGRWVGWTLFLAIFLGCAAYQAGNILGAVAGLALLTGLPVPALTIGIGFVCIALLWIGSTQNLANFLGLIVFAMGGAFVYVAFGTPVTPIALTKSLLTPSFPDGSLLLINSLIGTTIVPYNLFFGSSIVSGQSLSEMKLGIWVAVIIGGIISVVLLLAGLLIPGDFSYPHMAQVLTDSLGTWAGSLFAFGLFAAGFASSLTAPLAAAVTAQSLLGVPKNSTTYRAIWLVVMLTGLTFGLLNVTPIPVIVAVQAINGILLPFVTIFLFAAVNNRTLLGAYRNSLAQNVAMGSIVLVTAILGLWNVWLAFQ; the protein is encoded by the coding sequence GTGCCTAAATCTCTTTCTATCCGCTCTGGCCTCGGCAGTGTCTTGTTTTGGTCAGTTATTTCAGCCGCCTTTATTGGTCCCGGCTCAGTCACCGCATGTGCTATAGCTGGCTCGAAATACGGGATACAACTGCTCTGGGTACTCACGTTCGCTACGCTGGGTACGGTATGGCTACAGGAAGCAGCAGCTCGCATTACGATTGCTACGGGCAAAGATTTAGGCCAGGTTATTACACAAACGTACACAGGCGCACGAGGGCGTTGGGTTGGCTGGACCTTATTTCTAGCTATTTTTCTGGGTTGTGCAGCTTATCAGGCAGGTAATATACTGGGAGCGGTAGCTGGTCTTGCCTTACTTACTGGTCTCCCTGTTCCAGCCCTAACGATTGGGATTGGTTTTGTCTGTATTGCTCTTTTGTGGATTGGGTCGACTCAGAACTTAGCTAATTTCCTGGGCCTGATTGTATTTGCCATGGGTGGCGCTTTTGTTTATGTAGCATTTGGCACACCCGTTACGCCAATTGCACTAACGAAGTCTCTCCTAACGCCAAGTTTTCCAGATGGATCATTATTACTCATCAATAGTCTGATAGGCACAACTATTGTACCCTACAATCTATTTTTCGGATCAAGTATTGTATCAGGACAATCGCTTAGCGAAATGAAGCTGGGAATTTGGGTAGCAGTAATCATCGGAGGTATTATTTCAGTGGTATTACTACTGGCTGGTCTACTCATCCCCGGCGATTTCTCCTATCCCCACATGGCGCAGGTCTTAACGGATAGCCTTGGAACATGGGCTGGCTCTTTATTTGCCTTTGGATTATTTGCCGCTGGCTTTGCCTCTTCTTTAACAGCTCCATTGGCTGCAGCTGTAACGGCACAAAGTTTGCTAGGGGTGCCAAAAAATTCCACTACCTATCGTGCTATCTGGCTTGTAGTCATGCTAACCGGGCTCACCTTTGGGTTGCTGAACGTAACCCCTATCCCAGTCATTGTTGCGGTACAGGCAATCAATGGCATCCTTCTTCCTTTTGTTACCATTTTTCTATTTGCCGCTGTTAATAATCGAACGTTGTTGGGTGCATACCGTAACTCGTTAGCCCAAAATGTGGCAATGGGGTCTATAGTCCTTGTTACAGCGATATTGGGGCTGTGGAACGTTTGGCTAGCGTTTCAATAA
- a CDS encoding tetratricopeptide repeat protein, with amino-acid sequence MKRLTLYIIHSTLFILTACNSSDKHVEQGRVYLKEGKFREAVQVLNQAIEANDANSEAFNSRGVAYFELKEYANAALDYDQAIKLEPGFYRPYYNRGLLKVAQNDLTGALKDYSDAIRLAPDTSRSISAELYLNRGQLFASQGQIQPALTDFSQAITLDSTNALALYNRGNLRFQQKELAGAIADFQQAVKADSKFGKAFYGLGIAQLLQNARESGCLNLKQAQTLGYADASNAVAEYCN; translated from the coding sequence ATGAAGCGATTAACACTCTACATTATTCACTCTACATTATTCATTTTAACCGCCTGTAATTCATCTGATAAGCATGTTGAGCAAGGACGGGTTTATTTGAAAGAAGGCAAGTTTCGGGAAGCGGTACAGGTGTTAAATCAGGCAATAGAAGCCAATGACGCCAATTCGGAAGCGTTCAATTCACGGGGAGTGGCTTATTTTGAATTGAAAGAATATGCCAATGCCGCCCTCGATTATGACCAGGCTATCAAACTGGAACCTGGTTTCTATCGCCCTTATTATAACCGAGGATTGCTTAAAGTGGCCCAAAATGATTTAACGGGGGCTTTAAAAGATTATTCGGATGCCATTCGATTAGCTCCCGACACCAGCCGAAGCATCAGCGCCGAATTATACCTGAACCGGGGACAATTATTTGCATCACAGGGACAAATTCAGCCCGCATTAACCGATTTTTCGCAGGCAATTACATTAGATTCTACAAACGCACTGGCTTTATACAATCGAGGGAATCTGCGATTTCAGCAGAAAGAACTGGCGGGCGCCATTGCCGATTTTCAGCAGGCAGTTAAAGCGGATTCTAAGTTTGGGAAAGCGTTTTATGGTTTAGGCATTGCTCAATTACTGCAAAATGCTCGTGAGAGTGGGTGTCTGAACCTGAAACAAGCACAAACCCTGGGCTATGCCGACGCTTCTAATGCTGTAGCCGAGTATTGTAACTAA